The sequence below is a genomic window from Papio anubis isolate 15944 chromosome X, Panubis1.0, whole genome shotgun sequence.
CCAGAGTGTATGTTTGAGACAAGGtaagggaaggatggagggaggaggagatacTGCTTAACTATGCTTCCAAATACCTCCAGAGGTACCATTTAGTGACTGTGAGATAGATGTTACCTCTTAAATATGGCATTCCACATACCATCCCAGGGAAAGGAAACTTACAGCTGGAAACACAGCTTCTCTCCCACCCTTATCCTCTCCTATAACCTTCCTTCTGTGCCAGTGCATCTCCTGACAGTGCCCACATAGGCAAGTTCAGACTCCACAACAgcctctttaataaaataaatacctatgaACTTTAGCAGCTTCCCAAATTACCCCCAAAGGCTTTTAGATTCAACATGAAGAAGTTGAACCTGGCTATGCCTCGGGTGTACTTACACCCAACCTACTATGTGCAGTTAGACTTCTACTTTGGCCTGTAAAAGTCTTCTATGACCAAAGCCAGCTGACCTTTAGTTTGGGTAGAGTGGACGGTCACTCTGTGAATAATACCCAGAAACACTCCTATTTAAGTATCTTTccttgaaattgaggcagtatgTTTCCCATAGTCCCTAGATTTAAAGCAAATACTCCCCCTGTTACATATATTAACCCTTTACCATTTATCTGATACTTTCATATGTATGAAATATATACCTATATTAGATATAAAGCTGTCACCCCCAAAGTAGAGTGCAGGCCCTACTGCATTCTACATCCTTGGAGAATGGACCAAGAATAGAGATATTCTGGTGGAGAAGGAGAAGGTCTGGGAATTAGGTCTGGAAAAGTCTAGGGTAGAAAATAGTCCCTAGGTAAGTTTAGTGTGGATGGGATGCCAGAATCAGGGGCTGGTCAGTGAGTAGGCAGTTAGAGACCAGCAAAAGGGAGTGAGACAAACTGGACGGATagagcaagagaagaaaataatggcaATGGAAGACATAGAAATATGGGGAAGACAATTTCTGTCCATGTTAACCTTTGGCAAGGACTGACCCTTTTTAGGGGCTGCTGCCTTAGCTCAAGGCTCATCCCACACAGGTTGAGGCTATCTGTAGCTCTGTATCTGGAGCCCAGACAGTTTCTGAGCAACTACCAAGCTGGAGGGAATTCCTTTTGTCTGCACAACTCCCACAGTGCTGCTAAAGAATACCTATCACCCCCACCTGGGGTTTTAATTGCACCCTCCTGTGGATATTTTATCTAATAAGACTCAAAATAACAAAGCCAAAGGAATAAAGtcaaaacttgattttttaatggAGCAGGTAAAGTATACAGATTATTTGCTTGACCTTCATTGAAGATAGATGGTTTTATGAAAGGTCCTTCAAATTTGTTTTGCAGTCTCTATTTAAGACGTTGATAGGGAAATCATCTGGATAAGCATGTTTATTAGTCTCCCCCAAAGTTATGGAATTCTATCTTCTAAAATTCTGACCCTCTCTTAAAATCTATGccatcatttaatccttaaaccAACTGTGTAAAAATGACAAATCTCTTATCCACAAAGGAAGACAAATAATGATGCCTCAGGAGcgtcatttatttttcaatctgtTAAAATGAAACCAGCCAATCACCTCTGACTACCCAtaacaatgaaatttaaaaatacatcaggagccaaaaacataacaaaaagctCATCGATCCTCCACTATTATCACTCAATCTTAGGGACTAGGGAGGGAAATGCAGAATTAAGGAAATTACCTCTGTAGGGGCAGAAgtaggaaaatgtgaaaaactagtttcattttagggaaaaaagttaaaattgcagagaggaagaaaaaccaTGGCCCATTTTGCAGTAAATGTAGATGGGGAACAAAATAATTCCCCTTATTCCTTTCCTTCAAATCCTTCTTGCTGCTCTCCCCCCTGATTTAGTAGATCAATAGGAAGCTGCCTTCTAGGGGAGGTAATACACTTTGCAGGAAGCTCACCTTTACAGCCTGCTGATTGCCATCTATTTTTATGGCCCAAATGAACAGCATCAGCTTCTTCCCTCCCCCGccctgtgaaaaataaattttaaaaaccataataaaCCTTGTAAAAAGATGACTTAAATTTTTGACTGGCACCACTAAGGCAACGTCTTTGTGCTTTAGGGGGCTAAGCCAGACTGGCTGAGAAGTGAGCTAAGCCGGCAAGCTTACTGAAGGCTGGCCAGCagacagaggagagagggagagcagcAAAGGCACAAAGGCAGGGAAgaaggggagtgagggagggagtggAGCCAGAGCAGTCAATGTTGGGTAGTATGGCAAAATCTGTTTAAAGGAAGGAGCCTTGATCTTGATCCCAGGAGTCTTCACCTGGTTTCCAAATCTTACATGGAAAGGACAGACACCAAAGCCAaaccaagacaaaacaaaacccaccaaaCTGCAAAGAATAGGATCAAGGGAGACATTTCCTTCCCAAATGGACATGAATAGTTAAATTGATTTTGGCAATTAGAATAATTAGATAATTAGATTGTGACTctgtaggaaagagaaagaaacctgTCTCAGCTAAGTATATTTGGTAGTGAAACGCGCTCAGTTATAAAAGGAGTGTGTTCTCAGCAGGTATATTTCAAAtggcttgaaaaaaattaatggaataaaaatttGCATCTGATGGGTTAGGTTTAGCCAGCAAAAGGAATTTTACTTGGGACTCCATTAGAGCCTGCACTCCTAAGTCCTATTCTCAATCCCACCATCACCATTGTGCCTCCatcaacagatttttatttaagCCAATGCATTTAGAGCACAATTCCATGGTGAATAACCTTTAAGGTTACATTTGCCTTTTCCCTGCTTCTTGCAAACAGTGCGTAATCCACAAGCACATTTGTTGGCTGTAAAGGTGTACAACAGCAATTTTTGCAATGACAGTGCGGAGAGGGAATATGAGATCTGTGTGCTAATGAGCTGACACTGCAGAGGCTGGGGCGGTGTAGTGTGGAGTGCACTACAAGTGCACAGCAGCAAGACACAGGAGGGGACTTCAAGGGAATCGGCAACGTTTCCTGAGGAACCAGGACAGCAAAGCCACACAATGGGACACATCAATCCCTTGGTGTTTCCATATCCCTGCCCCCAAAGCCTTAGGACTATCAAATCTGTTTTCTAAAGAACAAACATGTAACTTACATGTGTATACATCTCTTTTCATATATACTGATTGTGTGTCTATGAATGTATGTATCCTGAAGTCAAAATATTCACACCATTCTTGGTTCTGGGGTTATCTAGCTAAGTTAAAAAGTAAGGCAGCAAACTCTATAAATTCCCATGAAATGGGAACATGTGCTTCAAATCAGGTGAGTCTCTTAGATAAACTTCAATCCATCTCTGAGCTGAGATCCCAAATTAACCACCTTTCAAAGCCAGTGCGGCTCTTATTGGCCTTGTAAGACATGGAATACAGTTGGAGTCTGTCTTAAGCAAACCTCTTGGGGGTTGTGCAAAAGAATTGGTTTCTGATGAAGAAGAGTCTTTAAATAACTGATGCCTGGGATTCATCACAAGGAAACTTTTCAAATAGGTTGTCAGAGGTTGTAGGGGTGGGTAATGCGGAGGGAGAACGGAGAACAGGGACACAAAAATGAAGGAATTACcctttgtttattctttgtaTATTCGTTTACCTGCACACCTACACCCTAGAAAGTGTGTGCCTGCCTCAGGATTGAGGGTGCAGGAAAGATCATGAGAAGAGATCAATTCTAGTGCTAAGGAAAGTTGAAACTAGGAATTTTGCCTAGGAATAAGGGaaagtttctttaatttttgcaGCTCATTCCATATTGAACCAGATAGGAGAGGTGGTTGGCCAGATTGAGACTCATCTGTGGTTTTCTGGAATTCTCCCTAGGTCTCCAGAGAAGGGCAGGCCAGAGGATACAGAGATTTTTCTTTGCACAATCAGGGCGATCAATTGGAGGAGTGGAACCTGGGGGTCACCTGTCAGGCTCCAGCACTGAACTAGAATTTCATGCCAGTTGGAAATATTTGATCTCCACTTCCACAAGAAAAAGAACAATCAAACCCAGGGGCAGAAATGAGAAACACCTCCAGGGCTTCTTTGGCCCCTTGAAATCATTGGTTTCTGCATTCAAAGACTATGGTTAGACGAATCATCTTTCTCATACTAAGCTACCAGGCAGCAGCTGCCTGGAGACAGCTTTGAGTTCTGGCCCCCATTCAATGATTGTGACATTCAGAGATGTCTGTTTCAGGGACCAGAGAAGATGACAGCTTTCCTCCTCTGTCTTCAGAGAAAGCAACAGGCAGCTAGATACACAACACTGGTTTTTCTAGCTGTTTTTCCTGCGTATGTCTGtgcatgcatacatgtgtatTTGACATAACTAAGGGCAAGGTCACGTTttcgttttttttcttgttgcccagTGAGCCACACTCCTTCTCCCAAACTCTCAAGCCCCTAGCCACAACCCAACCTCGTAAGTGGAAATGCTATGAATTTACGGTGAGGGATTTTcatcaatttcttttcctttcccatggTTGTTCTCTTATTGCCCTGAGAGGTAAGGCAATAAGGCAACTCAATACCAATATGGATGACTTATTGCCTTTTCCTAAACCTGAGATTTTCACATGGCAAGAATCATTTCTGATTGCTTCTTGAGTGGGGTTCCGATAGTCTAGGGCTGGTGGGTGTCAATCTGGTTTGACCATAAGAACAGGACCAAAAACCTTGGAAATCAATCATTTCTGAGAAACCAAATGGTTCTCTTATCCCAGTTCTCATCAGTGAAAAGACACTGAAGGgagttgaaataaatattatttgttattaatgATAATAAACCCTGGTAGTTTAATGTATTTAGTTTTAAATCTGTTCTAATTGATATTTAGGAAGCTGCATTTGAGATTCAGCCTCTTGACAAGATCACAGTGCTGCAGGATTAAGAGTCAGATGTGTGTTGTAAATGCTGTGGAGACAGGCTGGGATTACCAAAATAAGATGCAAAGTATAGACAGATATTTCGTAACTTTCACACTTAGCTGGAATTAATAAATTCCTATTTTTGTCAATGTCAGAAAGCCAAAGAAAGTCAAATATGGAGTATCTCAGAACATGTTCATATAAGGATCTGTATCTTCAGCTAAAATTTTCTTAAAGCTGATAACTGTCATATTTCTTGCAGAGTATATCACCCCCCCAACCCCTTGGCCCAAGTCTTCAAAGCCAAGGAATCTGTGCCCTTGGAGAGAGACCCTTTCGATGGTTTCTGGAAACCATGTATCctttgaggcagaaggatttAAAGAAAGTCATACACAAAGTTTCACCCATCCAAACATAAACATCATTTCTCCcttggaagagaaagggaaaaaaacccaaattccAAACTACATCAGCCATGAAAGCAAAGCATATTTTATACCATATTCAGCCTCATTGTTGTGAAAACTTTTAGTGAAATAAGCTTACATGAAGAATTCTCAGTCTTTCTCACGAAACATTCCATTCAAGTAAAACCATATGTCCAACAGGCTATTAGCCATTTAGGTTCCTTTGgttgtattttacaaaatgtcCCCTTTTCAGAGGAATAATCACGGGGTACGGCTAAGGATTTCAGAACCGGCTTTGGGGCTGAATTACTTCTCTTTCCATATTCAGTTTTCCTGCTCCAagcctcctctcctcctgccccctccTTGCTCTAAATTAAGAACTGTGTTGTCCTTAACAATCATGGGGGTGAACAACACTAGGGGAGGCAGAACTAGTTTTCCAAATCATCACCTGATCAccattttctcccttcccctcagTTCGCTAGGCATTCATCACTTGCAATCAGTTTGTAGTCTTATCAGTTCCTATCAGAGCTCTCTCAGTAAGTAAGGTAATATTTGAGGACAGAAAGAGGCCAGGGAACCCAGCCTGTTCTGCCCCTCAAGGTCACTTGTTTGCAGAATTTCTCATATTTGCTTCCTACACATTAGGCAATTGTCAAATTCAGCTCGTTCCTACAGCCAGGCACTAGCTTTAACAGTCAAGTGATGTACATCCTGAATTGACTCAATCAAGAAGctgctgattctttttttaatctcatcTGAAGAAATTTCTCTGAACAaccatgctatttttttctttcttttttttccccagttaaaaaaaaaagagagagagagagagttggagaAGGAACACACTAGGTTAGCAGGGAGGAAAATGAAACTTTTGCATCAAACACTATTTGGAGCAGACTTTTGCCCACTGTCTTGAGTTTTTCCTACTGTCTTAAGCCCCTCAGCAGTATCCTTTGGAGTTGATTTATGCAGCATGAAACCGGATGGATCAGAGCCCCTAAAATATCTACTGAGGCAGTCATctcccagcacacacacagaccctAAGTGCCACAAGAAAGATGCAAATGAGGTCCCCAACGTCCCAAAGGGAGGAAAAGCAGATCTACTTACAAGCATTTGTCACAGAAAAACTATTGGAGGAATCCAAGTGATCTACATGGTAATTCAAATGGAAGGGCTTCTCGGTGGTGTTCTGGTTGGTGTTGTATAACTGCACGGCAAAGCGGAAAGCGCTGTGCTCCTGCACTGTGTTTCTCATGAAAAGTCCACCTATAAGCAAAGGGAACGGAGATTTGGCTTGTGTTCCCCCACCCTAGGGCCATTTAGAAATTGGGGAACAATATAGATACCGGATACCTCTCAATGCTACTGGGATATGGGATTGAGGATTGATATTCAACCTGTGTGTCTTTCAAGACTTGTGAACTCAGATTTTGGCCAAGAGAAACCTGGATTTTCTAGACTGAAAAGAAGAGGctagagaaaagggagaagaggggGCTGTTTTGGGTTAGGACGATGGAACCAAGAGTGAGACTTGGTTCTTTCTTAGGCGgaagccttcttttttttctagtcgCCCCCCACCCCCCCTCCCCATCCGCACAGCTGGTCATCTTTTCCTTGTGTGAAGGGAAAGGTtgggaagaaaaacaatattGTTCCCCCTGCTACCCCAACCCGTTCCCCATAGCCACCCTCACCCGTGACAATACAGGGGGCTGGTTCAGTAATGGCAAAAATTCTAACTTCTAGACTTGTAAATACAGACAGAAGCCAAGATAACTCCCTCCAGGAGCCCAGGAGCCAGGCTGCAGACAGACACAGCGGCAATTCATGAATTCGTGGTCTGCGTGACTTCGCTGCTTGCCCGCTCAGCTCCTTGTCTAACCCCCTTGTCTCACCTCCGCCTCCTACCCCATCCACCACCGACTCCGGCTGCTGCCCGGGTCTGGGAGATCCAAAGTGGGCTCCACTTCCCCCAGCACCAGCCTGTCTCCCGACAGCCGGAGACCCCGGACTGAGCACCGGAGGGCGGAAGGTTGCGCCTGGTGCGGCGGCCAGGACAGTCAGGCCACCCTGGGACAACTTCCAGGAGCTGCACGCACGCCATGGCAAAGTCCAGAGCAGCGAGCTGAAAAACATCGACTCTTAACCCCCTTGCAGCATCCCAGCCTCCTGCTCGCCTCCGGTGCTCCTCTCAGCTCGGAAAACCTAGCATTTTACCCCCACTATCCCCAGGAGACCCCTCTCTTGTCCCAGAGGTTCTTCAGACCAGCCACCTCTTTGAGGCTCAGattccccccgccccgccccccgccccgcaCCATCTCACTGGGGTCCCCGGCCCAGTCCCCCCTTCCCCAGGCCAGCCCGCCTGGGCCGGGGACCCCGCAGCGAAAGCCCTGCCAGGGCAGTGGTCTCCAGGTGAGGGAGAATAGTTGAGCCGACTGTCGCTTGCGCTGCCTATGCTGATGGTGTTGGGGAATCCTCCGTGAGAATGACCCAAAAGCCCCAGGACTAAAAAGAAGACCGCCCGGAGCACGTTTTGCCCCATTTTCTTCTGCCTGGCCATGCTACGCCTAAAACGAAGCTGACAAGAGCATGGGCGCAACTCAGGAGTcgtcaaaataataatagaaaaagaaaaagaattcgtTGGctcttacaccccctccccttaaCTTGCTCTCGCTCACTCTTCCTTTCCACCCCACActagtcctcctcctcctccgctgTCGCcgcctcctcttcttcctcttcttcttcttctctctctcttactctctctcttattcgctctctctctctcgctctctctctcttcctttcttgctccctctctctccctctcactcccAGGATCTCTCacaccccctcccttccccccacctCACTTCTGTCTTCACACCAATCTGGAAGGCGGGTTCATTGGCTGCAAGCTGGGTTTGCCAAAGCGATTCCTCTCCCTatgatgaaagagagagagagagagagagagagagagagagagagagagagaataaaaacctaaaacacagaacaaaacaagcaaaacaccgaaaaacaaaaatagagaagcaaaagaaagagaatgaaagaataaattatcaAGACAATCTGAGACT
It includes:
- the GRIA3 gene encoding glutamate receptor 3 isoform X3; this translates as MARQKKMGQNVLRAVFFLVLGLLGHSHGGFPNTISIGGLFMRNTVQEHSAFRFAVQLYNTNQNTTEKPFHLNYHVDHLDSSNSFSVTNASPAERDYLPWPGSIRENNWTALPRCKDHGLLHLKCSPGGARQNWASCVCSKCP